A window of the Pseudomonas sp. B21_DOA genome harbors these coding sequences:
- the efeO gene encoding iron uptake system protein EfeO, which produces MKKTPLALLLTLGLLNTPLSAFAATAPLDLVGPVSDYKIYVTEKLDELASHTQQFTDAVKKGDLATAQKLYAPTRVYYESIEPIAELFSDLDASIDSRVDDHEKGVKAEDFTGFHRIEYSLFAEKSTQGLDALADGLNKDVQDLQTRVAGLTFPPEKVVGGAAALLEEVAATKISGEEDRYSHTDLYDFQGNIDGAKKIVDLFRPQIEQQDKAFVAKVDKNFATVDRILAKYKTADGGFETYDKVKDNDRKALVGPVNTLAEDLSMMRGKLGLN; this is translated from the coding sequence ATGAAAAAGACGCCACTCGCGTTATTGCTGACCCTTGGTTTGCTCAACACCCCGCTGTCGGCGTTCGCCGCGACTGCGCCGCTGGATCTGGTGGGGCCGGTGTCGGACTACAAGATTTACGTCACCGAAAAACTCGATGAACTGGCCAGCCACACCCAGCAGTTCACCGACGCCGTGAAGAAAGGCGATCTGGCCACCGCGCAGAAGCTCTACGCGCCGACGCGGGTGTATTACGAGTCGATCGAGCCGATTGCCGAGCTGTTCAGCGATCTCGATGCGTCCATCGACTCGCGTGTCGACGACCACGAAAAAGGCGTGAAGGCTGAAGATTTCACCGGCTTCCACCGCATCGAATATTCGCTGTTCGCGGAGAAATCCACCCAGGGCCTGGATGCATTGGCCGACGGCTTGAACAAGGACGTGCAGGATCTGCAAACCCGTGTGGCCGGGCTGACTTTCCCGCCGGAGAAAGTCGTCGGCGGCGCTGCTGCGCTGTTGGAAGAAGTCGCGGCGACGAAGATCTCCGGCGAGGAGGATCGCTACAGCCACACGGACCTGTACGACTTCCAAGGGAATATCGACGGCGCGAAGAAGATCGTCGATCTGTTCCGCCCGCAGATCGAACAGCAGGACAAAGCGTTCGTAGCGAAAGTCGACAAGAACTTCGCCACGGTCGACAGGATTCTGGCCAAGTACAAGACCGCGGATGGCGGCTTTGAAACCTACGACAAAGTGAAGGACAACGACCGCAAAGCGCTGGTCGGACCGGTGAATACGCTGGCGGAGGATTTGTCGATGATGCGCGGGAAGTTGGGTCTGAATTAA
- the pssA gene encoding CDP-diacylglycerol--serine O-phosphatidyltransferase — MPLLFKRSLLPKLRSFALTAEAVSILSSAAEFRRCLLEQIAAATQRIYIVALYLQQDEAGQEILDALHAAKLKRPELEIAVVVDWLRAQRGLIGAGKQPGNAAWYQDMTRTHQSEVPIYGVPVQTRELFGVLHLKGFVIDDKVVYSGASLNNVYLHKLDKYRFDRYHVLHSRELADSMHHLVKHGLIESKAVHRLDLPNLPSTRSLRNDIGDLRSRLKYATYDTGAGSTSKEGLSVTPLLGVGKNNPLNRAILELIASAQKQLTICTPYFNLPLGVIREINRALARGVKIDIVVGDKTANDFYIPPSEPFKVIAALPYLYEISLRRFAKRHQHSIDSGQLNLHLWRDGDNTYHLKGMWIDQRYTLLTGNNLNPRAFRLDLENALLIEDPKGEWLEPRATELENIFRHTTRIDSFQNLETLPDYPAGVAKFLKRVSRVRIERLLYRIL, encoded by the coding sequence ATGCCGTTGCTTTTCAAACGTTCTCTGCTGCCTAAACTGCGCAGCTTCGCGCTGACCGCCGAGGCGGTGAGCATTCTGTCCAGTGCTGCTGAATTCCGACGCTGCCTGCTCGAGCAAATCGCTGCAGCGACCCAACGCATCTACATCGTTGCGCTGTATCTGCAGCAAGACGAAGCCGGCCAGGAAATCCTCGACGCCCTGCACGCCGCCAAGCTCAAGCGTCCCGAGCTGGAAATCGCCGTGGTGGTCGACTGGTTGCGCGCCCAGCGCGGTCTGATCGGTGCCGGCAAGCAACCGGGCAATGCCGCCTGGTATCAGGACATGACCCGCACGCATCAAAGCGAAGTGCCGATCTACGGCGTACCGGTGCAGACCCGCGAGCTGTTCGGCGTGCTGCACCTCAAAGGCTTCGTGATTGACGACAAGGTGGTCTACAGCGGCGCCAGCCTCAACAACGTCTACCTGCACAAACTCGACAAGTACCGCTTCGACCGCTACCACGTGCTGCACAGCCGTGAGCTGGCGGATTCGATGCATCATCTGGTCAAGCATGGCCTGATCGAATCGAAAGCCGTGCATCGCCTCGACCTGCCGAACCTGCCGAGCACGCGCAGCCTGCGCAACGACATCGGCGACCTGCGCAGCCGCCTGAAATACGCGACTTACGACACCGGGGCCGGCAGCACGAGTAAAGAAGGGCTGTCAGTCACGCCATTGCTCGGCGTCGGCAAGAACAACCCGCTGAACCGGGCGATTCTTGAACTGATCGCCAGCGCGCAAAAGCAGCTGACCATCTGCACGCCGTACTTCAACCTGCCCCTGGGCGTGATTCGTGAGATCAACCGTGCGCTGGCCCGTGGCGTGAAGATCGACATCGTGGTCGGCGACAAGACCGCCAACGATTTCTATATTCCGCCGAGCGAGCCGTTCAAGGTGATCGCCGCGCTGCCTTATCTGTATGAGATCAGCCTGCGCCGTTTTGCCAAACGTCATCAGCACAGCATCGACAGCGGCCAGTTGAATCTGCACCTGTGGCGCGACGGCGACAACACCTACCACCTCAAAGGCATGTGGATCGATCAGCGTTACACCTTGCTGACCGGCAACAACCTCAACCCACGGGCGTTCCGCCTCGACCTGGAAAACGCGCTGCTGATTGAAGACCCGAAGGGCGAGTGGCTGGAGCCGCGGGCGACAGAGCTGGAAAACATCTTCCGCCATACCACGCGGATCGACAGTTTTCAGAATCTGGAGACACTGCCGGATTACCCGGCAGGGGTGGCGAAGTTTCTCAAGCGGGTGAGCCGGGTGAGGATTGAGCGGTTGCTCTACAGGATTCTCTAG
- a CDS encoding TetR family transcriptional regulator, translating into MNESISNDTRDIILDVTEKLIYKSGIAATSMDLLVKTAGVSRKSIYRYFADKDALVVAALQRRDIRWMHWYTNAVEQAETPAGRLLNMFTVLKGWFDSEGFRGCAFINTSGETGDPLDPVRLVAKEHKQKLLDYVCELCTEYGAEDPQLLARQLLILIEGAITVALVMGDHSAADNAQCMAQKLLGL; encoded by the coding sequence ATGAACGAATCAATCAGCAATGACACACGCGACATCATTCTGGATGTCACCGAAAAGTTGATCTACAAAAGTGGCATCGCTGCCACCAGCATGGATCTCTTGGTGAAGACCGCCGGCGTCTCCAGAAAAAGCATCTACCGTTACTTTGCCGATAAGGACGCGCTGGTGGTCGCCGCCCTGCAACGACGCGATATCCGCTGGATGCACTGGTACACAAACGCTGTCGAACAGGCCGAAACGCCGGCCGGTCGCCTGCTCAACATGTTTACCGTGCTCAAGGGCTGGTTCGACTCGGAAGGCTTTCGCGGCTGCGCCTTTATCAACACCAGCGGCGAAACCGGTGATCCACTGGATCCGGTGCGGCTGGTGGCCAAGGAACACAAACAGAAGCTGCTCGACTACGTGTGCGAGCTGTGTACCGAATATGGTGCCGAGGATCCGCAGCTATTGGCCAGACAGTTGCTGATCCTGATTGAAGGCGCCATTACCGTAGCGCTTGTGATGGGTGATCACAGTGCCGCCGATAATGCGCAATGCATGGCGCAAAAGTTATTGGGCCTGTAA
- a CDS encoding nuclear transport factor 2 family protein codes for MSTAAQVRPPLPPFNHASAIEKVRLAEDGWNSRDPEKVSLAYTLDTQWRNRAEFANNREEAKAFLTRKWAKELDYRLIKELWAYSDTRIAVRYAYEWHDDSGNWFRSYGNENWEFDDNGLMFQRYACINDMPIKESERKFHWPLGRRPDDHPGLSELGL; via the coding sequence ATGTCGACTGCAGCCCAGGTACGTCCGCCATTGCCGCCATTCAACCACGCCTCAGCCATCGAGAAAGTTCGCCTGGCCGAAGATGGCTGGAACAGCCGCGATCCGGAAAAGGTATCGCTCGCTTACACCCTCGACACGCAATGGCGCAATCGCGCCGAGTTCGCCAACAATCGCGAAGAAGCCAAGGCTTTCCTGACGCGCAAATGGGCGAAGGAACTGGATTATCGCTTGATCAAAGAACTCTGGGCCTACTCTGATACGCGTATCGCGGTGCGTTATGCCTATGAATGGCACGACGACTCGGGCAACTGGTTCCGTTCGTACGGCAACGAGAACTGGGAGTTCGATGACAACGGCCTGATGTTCCAGCGCTATGCCTGCATCAACGACATGCCGATCAAGGAAAGCGAGCGCAAATTCCACTGGCCGCTGGGCCGCCGGCCGGATGATCATCCGGGGCTGAGTGAACTCGGCCTCTAA
- a CDS encoding TSUP family transporter, translating into MPFELSVDLTTLAILAAVAFLAGFIDAIAGGGGLLTTPALLTAGLPPHLVLGTNKLSSTFGSATASFTFYKRKLFHPRQWTHAIVGTLVGALTGAVVAHYLPAEWLNKMLPVIVFACGLYLLFGGTPKAPLDSDAPIKKKWQSTQGFSLGFYDGVAGPGTGAFWTVSSLLLYPIDLVKASGVARSMNFVSNIAALSVFIFSGQVDWIIGLCMGLSVMVGAFFGARTAISGGAKFIRPVFITVVLGLTVRLAWQHWFSVA; encoded by the coding sequence ATGCCTTTCGAACTCAGCGTTGACCTCACCACCCTGGCCATTCTGGCTGCCGTTGCCTTCCTTGCCGGTTTCATCGATGCCATTGCTGGCGGTGGCGGTCTGTTGACCACACCGGCGCTGCTGACGGCGGGCCTGCCGCCGCATCTGGTGCTGGGCACCAACAAATTGAGCTCGACCTTCGGTTCGGCGACTGCCAGCTTCACCTTCTACAAGCGCAAACTGTTTCATCCACGCCAGTGGACCCACGCGATTGTCGGTACCCTGGTCGGTGCGCTCACGGGTGCGGTGGTTGCGCATTACCTGCCGGCCGAATGGCTGAACAAGATGCTGCCGGTGATCGTCTTCGCCTGCGGCCTGTACTTGCTGTTTGGCGGCACGCCGAAAGCGCCGCTGGACAGCGATGCTCCGATCAAAAAGAAATGGCAATCGACCCAAGGCTTCAGCCTCGGTTTCTACGATGGCGTGGCTGGCCCCGGCACGGGAGCGTTCTGGACGGTGAGCAGTCTGCTGCTGTACCCGATCGATCTGGTCAAGGCCAGCGGCGTGGCGCGCAGCATGAACTTCGTCAGCAACATCGCGGCGTTGTCGGTGTTCATCTTCTCGGGTCAAGTCGACTGGATCATTGGCCTGTGCATGGGCCTGTCGGTGATGGTCGGGGCCTTCTTTGGCGCACGCACGGCCATTAGCGGCGGCGCCAAATTCATTCGTCCAGTGTTCATCACCGTGGTGCTTGGCTTGACTGTGCGCCTAGCCTGGCAGCACTGGTTCAGCGTGGCCTAA
- a CDS encoding crotonase/enoyl-CoA hydratase family protein, translating into MTQYSAFSVELADNIAHVQINRPEKINAMNAPFWSEIVEIFQWIDDTDEVRVVVLSGNGKHFSSGIDLMMLAGVANELGKDVGRNARLLRRKILNLQTSFNAVDNCRKPVLAAIQGYCLGGAIDLIAACDMRYAAEDAQFSIKEIDIGMAADVGTLQRLPRIIGDGMLRELAYTGRTFGAEEARSMGLVNRVYSDKDTLLEGVFDIARDIAAKSPIAVTGTKEMISYMRDHRIDDGLEYVATWNAAMLQSNDLRVAMAAHMSKQKPEFLD; encoded by the coding sequence ATGACTCAATACTCCGCCTTCAGCGTCGAACTGGCCGATAACATCGCGCATGTGCAGATCAATCGCCCGGAAAAGATCAACGCAATGAACGCGCCGTTCTGGAGCGAGATTGTCGAAATCTTCCAATGGATCGACGATACCGACGAAGTCCGCGTGGTAGTCCTCAGCGGTAACGGCAAACATTTCTCTTCCGGCATCGATCTGATGATGCTCGCCGGTGTCGCCAATGAACTGGGTAAGGACGTGGGCCGCAATGCGCGCCTGTTGCGACGCAAGATCCTCAATCTGCAAACCTCATTCAACGCCGTCGACAACTGCCGCAAACCGGTACTCGCCGCGATTCAGGGCTATTGCCTGGGCGGGGCAATCGATCTGATCGCCGCCTGTGACATGCGTTATGCCGCCGAGGACGCACAGTTCTCGATCAAGGAAATCGATATCGGCATGGCCGCCGACGTCGGCACGTTGCAACGGTTGCCGCGAATCATCGGAGACGGCATGCTGCGTGAACTGGCTTACACCGGTCGCACCTTTGGCGCCGAAGAAGCGCGCAGCATGGGCCTGGTCAATCGGGTCTACAGCGACAAGGACACACTGCTTGAGGGCGTATTCGATATTGCCCGTGACATCGCTGCGAAGTCGCCGATTGCCGTGACCGGTACCAAGGAAATGATCAGCTACATGCGTGACCACCGCATCGACGATGGTCTCGAATACGTTGCCACCTGGAACGCTGCCATGCTGCAATCCAACGATCTGCGCGTGGCCATGGCCGCCCACATGAGCAAACAGAAACCCGAATTTCTGGATTGA
- a CDS encoding PQQ-dependent sugar dehydrogenase → MLRKTLLATCCAAALISAPAFAAAPKELKSEQGILEVTTVAQGLEHPWALAFLPDQKGMLVTERPGHLRVVSKDGKLSEPISGVPQVWAKGQGGLLDVALSPDFKQDRMVYLSYAEAGGEGGKAGTAVGRGRLSDDLKTLKDFNVIFRQEPKLSVSNHFGSRLVFDRDGYLFITLGENNDRPTAQDLDKLQGKVVRIFPDGKVPDDNPFVGQSGVRPEIWSYGLRNPQGAALNPWTGTLWENEHGPRGGDEVNIIERGKNYGWPLATHGINYSMQPIPEAKGKTAEGTVAPHHVWEKSPGVTGMAFYDADRFKPWQHNAFIGALVSQELIRLQFDGDKVVHEERLLGELNKRIRDVRQGPDGYLYVLTDEENGSLYRLGLK, encoded by the coding sequence ATGTTGCGTAAAACCCTACTAGCCACCTGCTGCGCCGCCGCGCTGATCAGTGCCCCGGCCTTCGCCGCCGCGCCCAAGGAGCTGAAAAGCGAACAGGGCATTCTTGAAGTCACCACCGTTGCCCAAGGCCTGGAACATCCGTGGGCGCTGGCATTTCTGCCTGATCAGAAGGGCATGCTGGTGACCGAGCGCCCGGGCCACCTGCGCGTCGTGAGCAAGGACGGCAAACTGTCGGAGCCGATCAGTGGCGTGCCGCAAGTCTGGGCCAAAGGGCAGGGCGGTTTGCTCGATGTGGCGCTGTCGCCAGACTTCAAGCAGGACCGTATGGTCTATCTGTCGTATGCCGAAGCTGGTGGTGAGGGCGGCAAGGCTGGTACGGCGGTAGGGCGCGGACGGCTTTCCGATGACCTGAAGACGCTGAAGGACTTCAATGTGATTTTCCGTCAGGAACCGAAGCTGTCGGTGAGCAACCATTTCGGTTCGCGGCTCGTGTTTGATCGCGACGGATATCTGTTCATCACGCTCGGCGAAAACAACGATCGGCCGACTGCGCAGGATCTCGACAAGTTGCAAGGCAAAGTCGTACGCATCTTCCCGGATGGCAAGGTGCCGGACGATAACCCTTTCGTCGGCCAATCCGGCGTCCGGCCTGAAATCTGGTCCTATGGCCTGCGCAATCCGCAGGGCGCGGCGCTCAATCCGTGGACCGGCACGCTGTGGGAGAACGAACACGGGCCACGTGGCGGTGATGAAGTGAACATCATCGAGCGCGGCAAAAACTACGGCTGGCCGTTGGCGACCCATGGCATCAATTACTCGATGCAGCCGATTCCAGAGGCCAAGGGCAAAACTGCTGAAGGCACCGTGGCGCCGCACCATGTCTGGGAAAAATCGCCCGGCGTTACCGGCATGGCGTTCTACGACGCCGATCGCTTCAAACCGTGGCAGCACAACGCATTTATCGGCGCGCTGGTGTCCCAGGAACTGATTCGCCTGCAATTCGATGGCGACAAAGTCGTGCATGAAGAGCGTTTGCTGGGTGAGTTGAACAAGCGCATCCGCGACGTGCGGCAAGGGCCGGATGGTTACTTGTACGTGCTGACGGATGAAGAGAATGGCTCGCTGTACAGGCTGGGGCTGAAATGA
- a CDS encoding Ku protein, translated as MARAIWKGAISFGLVHIPVALVSATSSQGVDFDWLDSRSMDPVGYKRINKVTGKEVTKENIVKGVAYEKGRYVVLSEEEIRSAHPVSTQTIDIFSFVDAEQIPLQNIDTPYYLAPDKRGGKVYALLRETLSKTNKVALARVVLHTRQYLAALMPLESALVLVKLRWPQEVRSLDELALGSEVTKPQLAKGELDMAKRLVEDMTSEWSPDDYKDEFEDKIMALVEKKAHEGKIEDVETATGEEERKTADVIDLTELLKRSLGGKAPAKPKAKSTSKAAPAKKTRKASGE; from the coding sequence ATGGCTCGGGCAATCTGGAAAGGCGCAATCAGTTTTGGACTGGTACACATCCCCGTGGCGCTGGTTTCAGCGACGTCGTCCCAAGGCGTGGACTTCGACTGGCTCGACAGCCGCAGCATGGACCCGGTGGGCTATAAACGCATAAACAAGGTCACCGGCAAGGAAGTCACCAAAGAGAACATCGTCAAAGGCGTTGCCTACGAAAAGGGCCGCTACGTGGTGCTCAGCGAAGAGGAAATCCGCTCGGCGCACCCCGTTTCCACGCAGACCATCGATATTTTCTCGTTTGTCGACGCCGAGCAGATTCCGCTGCAGAACATCGATACGCCCTACTACCTGGCGCCAGACAAGCGCGGCGGCAAGGTCTACGCGTTGCTGCGCGAAACCCTGAGCAAAACCAACAAGGTCGCCCTCGCCCGCGTTGTCCTGCATACACGTCAATACCTGGCTGCGTTGATGCCGCTGGAGTCGGCGCTGGTTTTGGTCAAACTGCGCTGGCCACAGGAAGTGCGCAGCCTCGATGAACTGGCGCTGGGCAGCGAAGTGACCAAGCCGCAATTGGCCAAGGGCGAGCTGGACATGGCCAAACGCCTGGTTGAAGACATGACCTCGGAGTGGTCGCCTGACGACTACAAGGACGAGTTCGAAGACAAGATCATGGCGCTGGTCGAGAAGAAAGCCCACGAAGGCAAGATCGAGGACGTCGAGACCGCCACTGGCGAGGAAGAGCGCAAGACTGCCGATGTTATCGATTTGACCGAACTGCTCAAACGCAGCCTTGGCGGCAAGGCACCGGCCAAGCCCAAGGCGAAATCAACCAGCAAGGCGGCGCCGGCTAAGAAGACCAGGAAGGCGTCTGGGGAGTGA
- a CDS encoding class I SAM-dependent methyltransferase produces the protein MSAQETSDRALFELGKRLLDSGYHFITPTPLTHERFLQRFATPLAKDLRDVFGWSMPFPAELFSADELASLEQAGIVERDGAVWRSHVRWSTLNDRLFAHSAFPTTASDAVFFGPDTYRFAQAIEAQLQQRFSPIRRAVDIGCGSGAGAVLIAKARPDAEVWAVDINPQALRMSAVNAELAGASNVSVYHSDLLASVEGQFDLIIANPPYMNDSQQRAYRHGGGALGEGLSVRIVREALPRLEVGGTLLVYTGVAIVAGQDPFREAVAPLLKGERFGWTYRELDPDVFSEELLKPEYERAERIAVVALTVTREQ, from the coding sequence ATGTCGGCACAAGAAACATCGGACAGAGCGCTGTTCGAGCTGGGCAAGCGCCTGCTCGACAGCGGTTATCACTTCATTACCCCAACGCCGTTGACTCATGAACGATTTCTGCAGCGCTTTGCTACGCCATTGGCCAAGGATCTGCGGGACGTCTTCGGCTGGTCGATGCCGTTTCCTGCCGAGCTGTTCAGCGCGGACGAACTGGCCAGCCTGGAGCAGGCCGGCATCGTCGAACGCGATGGCGCGGTGTGGCGCAGCCATGTGCGCTGGTCGACGCTGAATGACCGCTTGTTCGCTCACTCGGCGTTTCCGACGACGGCGAGCGACGCGGTGTTCTTCGGCCCCGACACTTACCGTTTCGCCCAAGCCATCGAAGCGCAGTTGCAGCAGCGCTTTTCGCCGATCAGGCGCGCAGTAGATATCGGTTGCGGCAGCGGCGCCGGTGCGGTGCTGATCGCCAAGGCTCGGCCTGATGCCGAGGTGTGGGCGGTGGATATCAACCCGCAGGCGTTGCGCATGAGTGCGGTCAATGCCGAGCTGGCCGGGGCCAGCAATGTGTCGGTGTATCACAGCGATCTGCTCGCCAGCGTCGAAGGCCAATTCGACTTGATCATCGCCAATCCACCGTACATGAATGACTCGCAACAGCGCGCTTATCGCCATGGCGGCGGGGCGCTGGGTGAGGGTTTGTCGGTGCGGATCGTGCGTGAGGCGCTGCCGCGCCTGGAGGTCGGCGGCACGTTGCTGGTGTATACCGGCGTGGCGATCGTCGCCGGGCAGGATCCGTTCCGCGAGGCGGTGGCGCCGCTGCTCAAGGGCGAACGTTTCGGCTGGACCTATCGCGAGCTCGATCCGGATGTGTTCAGTGAGGAACTGCTAAAGCCTGAATATGAGCGCGCCGAGCGCATCGCCGTGGTCGCGCTGACGGTGACCCGCGAGCAGTGA
- a CDS encoding glutathione-dependent formaldehyde dehydrogenase, with amino-acid sequence MRAMTYHGAHDVRVETVPDPKLEAADDIILRVTATAICGSDLHLYRGKIPTVEHGDIFGHEFMGIVEETGPGVTAVQRGDRVVIPFVIACGDCFFCQQELYAACETTNEGPGAALNKKMIPPPAALFGYSRLYGGIPGGQAELVRVPKANTGPFKVPGTLSDEKVLFLSDILPTAWQAVINAGVVQGSSLAIYGAGPVGLLTAACARMLGAEQIFMVDHHQYRLDYAQRTYGVIPINFDEDDDPADTITSQTPGHRGVDAVVDAVGLEAKGSTTETVMATLKLEGSSGKALRQCIAAVRRGGVVSVPGVYAGFIHGFMFGDAFDKGLTFKMGQTHVQRFLPELLGYIETGKLQPEAIITHRLSLEQAAEGYKIFNKKQEECRKVILTPGGSDVPLAQMDETTPFAPAT; translated from the coding sequence ATGCGAGCAATGACCTATCACGGCGCTCATGATGTGCGCGTCGAAACCGTACCGGACCCGAAACTTGAAGCCGCCGACGACATCATCCTGCGCGTCACCGCCACCGCCATCTGCGGGTCGGACCTGCACCTGTACCGAGGCAAGATACCCACCGTCGAACACGGCGATATCTTTGGCCACGAGTTCATGGGCATCGTCGAAGAAACCGGTCCAGGCGTCACCGCTGTGCAGCGCGGCGATCGGGTGGTGATCCCTTTCGTGATCGCCTGCGGCGATTGCTTCTTCTGCCAGCAAGAGCTTTATGCCGCTTGCGAGACCACCAACGAAGGTCCCGGCGCGGCGCTGAACAAGAAAATGATTCCGCCACCGGCGGCGCTGTTCGGCTACAGCCGCTTGTATGGCGGAATTCCCGGCGGCCAGGCGGAATTGGTGCGGGTGCCAAAAGCCAATACCGGCCCGTTCAAGGTGCCGGGCACACTGTCGGACGAGAAAGTACTGTTTCTCTCTGACATCCTGCCGACTGCCTGGCAAGCCGTGATCAACGCCGGCGTGGTGCAAGGTTCGAGTCTGGCCATCTACGGCGCCGGCCCGGTCGGTTTGTTGACCGCAGCCTGCGCCAGAATGCTCGGCGCCGAGCAGATCTTCATGGTCGACCACCATCAGTACCGCCTCGATTACGCCCAGCGCACCTACGGGGTGATTCCGATCAACTTCGATGAGGACGATGACCCGGCCGACACGATCACCAGCCAGACCCCAGGCCACCGCGGCGTTGATGCGGTGGTCGACGCCGTCGGCCTTGAAGCCAAGGGCAGCACCACCGAAACGGTCATGGCTACACTCAAGCTCGAAGGCAGCAGCGGCAAGGCCTTGCGCCAGTGCATCGCGGCCGTCCGGCGCGGTGGTGTGGTCAGCGTCCCGGGGGTGTATGCCGGGTTTATCCATGGCTTCATGTTCGGCGACGCTTTTGACAAGGGCCTGACCTTCAAAATGGGCCAGACTCATGTGCAGCGTTTTCTGCCCGAACTGCTTGGCTACATCGAAACCGGCAAGTTGCAGCCCGAGGCGATCATCACCCACAGGCTGTCGCTGGAACAGGCCGCCGAGGGCTATAAGATCTTCAATAAAAAACAGGAAGAATGCCGCAAGGTGATTCTGACCCCGGGTGGCAGCGATGTTCCGCTGGCGCAGATGGATGAAACCACGCCGTTCGCACCGGCCACCTGA
- a CDS encoding ABC-F family ATPase, giving the protein MISTANITMQFGAKPLFENVSVKFGAGNRYGLIGANGCGKSTFMKILGGDLDPSGGQVMLEPNVRLGKLRQDQFAYEEFTVIDTVIMGHEELWKVKAERDRIYSLAEMSEEDGMAVAELETEFAEMDGYTAESRAGELLLGLGIPLEQHFGPMSEVSPGWKLRVLLAQALFSDPEVLLLDEPTNHLDINTIRWLENILTQRNSLMIIISHDRHFLNSVCTHMADLDYGELRLFPGNYDEYMTVATQSREQLLSDNAKKKAQISELQSFVSRFSANASKAKQATSRAKAIDKIQLAEVKPSSRVSPFIRFEQNKKLHRQAVMVEKMAKGFDGKPLFKDFSFQVEAGERVAIIGPNGIGKTTLLRTLVNELTPDAGSVKWTDAAELGYYAQDHAHDFEDDVTLFDWMGQWTQGEQMIRGTLGRMLFSNDEILKSVKVISGGEQGRMLFGKLILQKPNVLIMDEPTNHLDMESIEALNLALENYPGTLIFVSHDREFVSSLATRIIELSPNGVTDFSGTYDDYLRSQGVVF; this is encoded by the coding sequence TTGATCTCCACAGCTAACATCACGATGCAGTTTGGCGCCAAGCCGCTGTTCGAAAACGTTTCGGTCAAATTCGGCGCAGGCAACCGCTACGGCCTGATCGGTGCCAACGGTTGCGGCAAGTCGACCTTCATGAAAATCCTCGGCGGCGATCTCGACCCGTCCGGCGGTCAGGTCATGCTCGAGCCGAACGTGCGTCTGGGTAAGCTGCGCCAGGATCAGTTCGCCTACGAAGAATTCACCGTGATCGACACCGTGATCATGGGCCACGAAGAGCTGTGGAAGGTCAAGGCCGAGCGCGATCGCATCTACTCGCTGGCTGAAATGTCCGAAGAGGACGGCATGGCCGTCGCCGAGCTGGAAACCGAATTCGCCGAGATGGACGGCTACACCGCCGAATCCCGCGCCGGCGAACTGTTGCTGGGTCTGGGCATTCCGCTGGAACAGCATTTCGGCCCGATGAGCGAAGTCTCGCCAGGCTGGAAACTGCGCGTATTGCTGGCGCAGGCACTGTTCTCCGATCCGGAAGTGCTGTTGCTCGACGAACCGACCAACCACCTGGACATCAACACCATTCGCTGGCTGGAAAACATTCTGACCCAGCGCAACAGCCTGATGATCATCATCTCCCACGACCGTCACTTCCTGAACAGCGTGTGCACGCACATGGCTGACCTGGATTACGGCGAGCTGCGTCTGTTCCCGGGCAACTACGACGAATACATGACCGTGGCGACCCAGTCCCGCGAGCAGCTGCTGTCGGACAACGCCAAGAAGAAAGCGCAGATTTCCGAACTGCAATCGTTCGTCAGCCGCTTCTCGGCCAACGCCTCGAAAGCCAAGCAGGCCACCTCCCGCGCGAAGGCGATCGACAAGATCCAGCTGGCCGAGGTCAAGCCTTCCAGCCGTGTCAGCCCGTTCATTCGTTTCGAACAGAACAAGAAGCTGCACCGTCAGGCGGTCATGGTCGAGAAAATGGCCAAGGGTTTCGATGGCAAGCCCCTGTTCAAGGACTTCAGCTTCCAGGTTGAAGCCGGCGAGCGCGTTGCGATCATCGGCCCGAACGGTATCGGCAAGACCACCCTGCTGCGCACCCTGGTCAACGAACTGACCCCGGACGCCGGTAGTGTGAAATGGACCGACGCCGCTGAACTGGGCTACTACGCTCAGGACCACGCTCACGACTTCGAAGACGACGTTACCCTGTTCGACTGGATGGGTCAGTGGACCCAGGGCGAGCAGATGATTCGCGGTACTTTGGGCCGCATGCTGTTCTCCAACGACGAGATCCTCAAGTCAGTCAAGGTCATCTCCGGTGGTGAGCAAGGCCGCATGCTGTTCGGCAAGCTGATCCTGCAAAAGCCGAACGTGCTGATCATGGACGAACCGACCAACCACTTGGACATGGAATCGATCGAGGCGCTGAACCTGGCGCTGGAAAACTACCCGGGCACGCTGATTTTCGTCAGCCACGACCGTGAGTTCGTATCGTCCCTGGCCACGCGCATCATCGAACTGAGCCCGAACGGCGTGACCGACTTCAGCGGCACTTATGACGACTACCTGCGTAGCCAGGGCGTTGTTTTCTAA